The following are from one region of the Ornithorhynchus anatinus isolate Pmale09 chromosome 20, mOrnAna1.pri.v4, whole genome shotgun sequence genome:
- the EEF1AKMT1 gene encoding EEF1A lysine methyltransferase 1 has protein sequence MTDSEDDDVPQLSAYALAALQEFYTERQRQQQPGPDEDKKFTVGVIEEDWQLSQFWYSDETASRLAAEAISAAGKGGRIACVSAPSVYQKLRELSGENFSAYLLEYDRRFAIYGEEFVFYDYNNPLNLPETVTAHSFDVVIADPPYLSDECLRKTAETVKYLTRGKILLCTGAVMEEAAAKHLGVKMCHFVPRHTRNLANEFRCYANYASGLECD, from the exons ATGACTGATTCTGAAGATGATGACGTTCCTCAGCTCTCCGCCTACGCCCTGGCGGCCCTGCAGGAATTTTACACCGAGCGGCAAcggcagcagcagcctggcccgGATGAAGATAAGAAATTCACCGTTGGAGTGATAGAGGAGGACTGG CAGCTGAGTCAGTTCTGGTACAGCGATGAGACGGCGTCACGACTGGCCGCTGAAGCCATCTCCGCTGCCGGGAAAGGCGGCAG GATCGCCTGTGTCAGTGCCCCCAGCGTCTACCAGAAGCTCAGGGAGTTGAGTGGGGAAAACTTTTCCGCATACCTCTTGGAATACGACAGAAGGTTTGCAATATATGGAGAGGAGTTTGTTTTCTACGATTACAACAATCCTTTAAATTTGCCCGAGACCGTGACCGCACACAGTTTTGACGTTGTAATAGCCGATCCTCCGTACCTCTCGGACGAGTGTCTCAGGAAAACAGCAGAGACTGTCAAGTACCTGACGCGAGGGAAGATTCTGCTGTGCACAg gtgcTGTCATGGAGGAAGCAGCAGCCAAGCACCTTGGTGTCAAGATGTGCCACTTTGTCCCCAGACACACTCGAAATTTGGCAAATGAGTTTCGCTGTTATGCCAACTATGCCTCTGGGCTAGAGTGCGACTAG
- the IL17D gene encoding interleukin-17D → MRRRGSSPFSSAEAGRPRRGPGKASAAAEASSSAMHGVEVWLLALALALWLRPVPGAPGSGPRRPARARACPDRAEEQLEQLYGRLAAGLLAAFHHTLQLPPGTQPRNATCPAPAGPNGPNGPGHRLPLNLRSISPWAYRISHEPSRYPRYLPEAYCLCRGCLTGLSGEEDLRFRSTPVYVPTVVLRRTTACAGGRAVYVEDYVTVPVGCTCVPQPAKEPGSLDSSPNQPALKQLGSQRDQLTTT, encoded by the exons ATGCGGCGGCGCGGGTCCAGCCCTTTCTCCTCGGCTGAGGCGGGGCGGCCCCGACGGGGGCCCGGAAAGGCGTCTGCAGCGGCGGAGGCGTCCAGCTCGGCGATGCACGGGGTCGAG GTGTGGCTGCTGGCGCTGGCGCTGGCGCTGTGGCTGAGGCCGGTCCCGGgcgcccccggctccggcccccggcgTCCGGCGCGGGCCCGGGCCTGCCCCGACCGGGCGGAGGAGCAGCTGGAGCAGCTGTACGGGCGGCTGGCCGCAGGCCTCCTCGCAGCCTTCCACCACACCCTCCAGCTGCCGCCCGGGACCCAGCCCCGCAACGCCACCTGCCCCGCACCCGCCGGACCCAACGGCCCCAACGGCCCCGGACACCGCCTCCCGCTCAACCTGCGCAGCATCTCCCCCTGGGCCTACAG GATCTCCCATGAGCCCAGCCGCTACCCCCGGTACCTGCCCGAAGCCTACTGCCTGTGCCGCGGCTGCCTGACGGGGCTGTCCGGGGAGGAGGACCTGCGCTTCCGCAGCACCCCCGTGTACGTGCCCACGGTCGTGCTGCGGCGCACGACGGCCTGCGCGGGGGGCCGCGCCGTATACGTCGAGGACTACGTCACCGTCCCCGTGGGCTGCACCTGCGTCCCACAGCCGGCCAAGGAACCCGGCAGCCTCGACTCCAGCCCAAACCAGCCAGCGCTGAAGCAgctagggagccagagggaccagcTTACCACCACCTGA